One Methylohalobius crimeensis 10Ki DNA segment encodes these proteins:
- a CDS encoding YdcF family protein, whose translation MTLPGGYAFLRILETLVLPPGSLLLLAGLGLWLRRPMILAIALLLLYLAAIPATSHWLYRQLEVYPALDPEHLPAAQAIVVLGASRYRDAPEYGGDTIAGLGLERLRYAAWLQRRTGLPILASGGRPLNEEIPEAELMQEVLTELGTPARWLETESRNTFENARNSTVLLKNHNIDSAFVVTHVWHLPRAVEAFSRAGLRAIPAGTRYSRPGPLESGPLALIPNPAALYHTGLALHEICGRWWYQIRYYGIQK comes from the coding sequence TTGACCTTGCCCGGCGGCTATGCCTTCCTTAGAATCCTGGAAACCCTGGTCCTGCCGCCGGGATCCCTGCTTTTGCTGGCGGGGCTGGGACTTTGGTTGCGCCGCCCGATGATCCTGGCAATCGCCCTTTTGCTTCTGTATCTGGCCGCGATTCCCGCCACCTCTCATTGGCTTTACCGGCAACTGGAGGTTTATCCGGCCCTGGACCCCGAGCACCTTCCCGCCGCCCAGGCGATCGTGGTCCTGGGCGCGTCGCGTTACCGCGATGCGCCGGAGTACGGCGGCGACACCATCGCCGGCTTGGGGCTGGAACGGCTGCGGTATGCCGCGTGGCTGCAGCGGCGCACCGGGCTGCCCATTCTGGCCAGCGGCGGCCGGCCCTTGAACGAGGAAATACCGGAAGCGGAACTGATGCAGGAGGTGCTGACCGAACTGGGCACACCCGCCCGCTGGCTGGAAACCGAAAGCCGCAATACCTTCGAAAACGCCCGAAACAGCACCGTTCTACTGAAGAACCACAACATCGACTCCGCCTTCGTGGTCACCCACGTCTGGCACTTGCCAAGGGCGGTGGAAGCCTTCTCCCGGGCCGGGCTGCGCGCCATTCCCGCCGGCACCCGTTATTCCCGCCCCGGCCCCTTGGAATCCGGCCCCCTGGCCCTGATCCCCAATCCCGCGGCGCTTTACCATACCGGCCTGGCCCTGCACGAGATCTGCGGGCGCTGGTGGTACCAAATCCGGTATTACGGAATTCAAAAATAA
- a CDS encoding cytochrome ubiquinol oxidase subunit I encodes MPDPLILARIQFAFTVSFHIVFPAFTIGLASYLAVLEGLWLATKRDVFLQVYRYWLIVFALAFAMGVVSGLVMSYQFGTNWGPFSEKTGPILGPLLAYEVLSAFFLEAGFLGVMLFGLDRVGPKLHFAATLLVAFGTLLSAFWILSANSWMHTPAGFRIDEGRYVPDNWLEVIFNPSFPYRFGHMVLAAYLTTAFAVGATGAWHLLGNKAGMPARVMFAMAVSMAVVVAPVQLIVGDLHGLNTLTHQPAKVAAMEGHFETHAGAPLILFGIPDMEEAETKYKIGIPKLASLILKHDFDAEVTGLDAFPREAWPNVPIVFWAFRIMVGLGMLMILFGIVGAVLTWRRRLFDAAWFHRWAVAMGPLGFVALLAGWFVTEVGRQPFAVYGLMLTAEGASPIGAPGVGGSLLGFIGVYSSFSAPALTT; translated from the coding sequence ATGCCGGACCCCTTGATTCTCGCCCGGATACAGTTCGCCTTCACGGTGAGTTTTCATATCGTCTTTCCGGCCTTCACGATCGGATTGGCGAGTTATCTTGCCGTGCTGGAGGGGTTGTGGCTGGCGACCAAGCGCGATGTGTTCCTGCAGGTCTACCGCTATTGGCTGATCGTATTTGCCCTCGCCTTCGCCATGGGGGTCGTCTCCGGTCTGGTGATGAGCTACCAGTTCGGGACCAATTGGGGGCCTTTTTCGGAAAAAACCGGCCCCATTCTAGGTCCTTTGCTCGCCTATGAAGTGCTGTCCGCTTTCTTTCTGGAAGCCGGTTTTCTCGGGGTCATGTTGTTCGGGCTCGATCGCGTCGGTCCCAAGCTGCATTTTGCGGCAACGCTTTTGGTTGCCTTCGGTACCCTGCTTTCCGCCTTTTGGATTTTATCCGCCAATAGCTGGATGCACACCCCGGCCGGGTTTCGCATCGATGAAGGGCGCTATGTCCCCGACAACTGGCTCGAGGTGATCTTCAATCCTTCCTTTCCCTATCGCTTCGGGCATATGGTGCTGGCGGCTTATCTCACCACCGCTTTTGCCGTCGGCGCCACCGGCGCCTGGCATCTTCTCGGAAACAAGGCCGGCATGCCGGCGCGGGTCATGTTCGCCATGGCGGTTTCGATGGCGGTGGTGGTCGCTCCCGTTCAATTGATCGTGGGCGATCTGCACGGCCTCAATACTCTGACCCATCAGCCGGCCAAGGTGGCGGCGATGGAGGGGCACTTCGAAACCCACGCGGGGGCACCTCTGATTCTGTTCGGGATCCCCGACATGGAGGAAGCCGAGACGAAGTATAAAATCGGCATTCCCAAGCTCGCCAGTCTGATTCTCAAGCATGATTTCGATGCGGAAGTGACGGGGCTGGATGCTTTTCCGAGAGAAGCCTGGCCCAATGTGCCGATCGTCTTCTGGGCGTTCCGAATCATGGTGGGATTGGGAATGCTGATGATTCTGTTCGGAATCGTGGGCGCCGTGCTGACTTGGCGCAGGCGTTTGTTCGATGCGGCATGGTTCCATCGCTGGGCGGTGGCGATGGGGCCCCTGGGTTTCGTGGCGCTTCTGGCCGGCTGGTTCGTCACCGAAGTGGGGCGTCAGCCCTTTGCGGTTTATGGCCTGATGCTTACGGCCGAGGGCGCATCGCCCATCGGTGCGCCGGGCGTCGGTGGATCTTTGCTGGGCTTCATCGGGGTTTATTCATCGTTTTCGGCACCGGCGCTTACTACCTGA